The Chryseobacterium indicum genome contains a region encoding:
- a CDS encoding LysE family translocator — MFELILSAIVLGFMLSLVFIGPIFFLLIETSFSRGPKHALALDLGVISADLLCILAAYYASADIVTLIDKHPGFYRITAILIFVYGIVMMVTKTKMHIPGEEKFINQNYFKTFVNGFFFNLLNVGVILFWLVTVISVRNQYPDTSNFILYIGIVIGTYLFIDLVKIFLAKQFHDRLTQKLANRIRRIVGGILIIFSFFIFLQSFKKFNQFDKRLEEAEKTEVKYKKTNE, encoded by the coding sequence ATGTTTGAACTTATATTATCTGCCATCGTTTTAGGATTCATGCTGAGTCTGGTTTTTATAGGACCTATTTTTTTCCTTTTAATTGAAACCAGCTTTTCGAGAGGTCCGAAACATGCTTTAGCACTGGATTTAGGCGTTATTTCTGCAGATCTTCTGTGCATTTTGGCAGCGTATTATGCGAGTGCAGATATTGTAACGCTCATTGATAAACATCCCGGATTTTACAGGATTACCGCCATTCTGATCTTTGTGTACGGAATTGTGATGATGGTTACCAAAACCAAGATGCATATTCCCGGAGAAGAAAAATTCATCAATCAGAACTATTTTAAAACATTCGTTAACGGTTTTTTCTTTAATCTTCTGAATGTCGGAGTTATCCTTTTCTGGCTTGTCACCGTTATTTCGGTCAGAAATCAGTATCCGGATACCAGTAATTTCATTTTATACATCGGAATCGTCATCGGAACGTATCTCTTTATCGATCTGGTAAAAATATTCCTTGCAAAGCAGTTTCATGACAGACTTACCCAAAAATTAGCCAACAGAATCAGAAGAATTGTTGGCGGAATTCTCATCATATTCAGTTTCTTTATCTTCTTGCAGAGCTTTAAAAAATTCAATCAGTTTGATAAAAGACTGGAAGAAGCAGAGAAAACCGAAGTAAAATACAAAAAGACAAATGAATAA
- a CDS encoding S66 peptidase family protein, whose protein sequence is MNKIIFPKSLKKGDKIAIISPAGSVESSQLEKGIEMIKSKGFEPILGEHLYTKYANGYNYAGTEQERLKDMNWALNDSEISAVWASRGGYGCQHLIQHLNLKNFARNPKWYIGYSDNTVIQSYLLKRGFASIHGQTVKTSSFGVTEESYDLIFNVLKGKSLTYTLSSHQFNKKGNVEGQLVGGNLALIYALLGTKYSFDFKDKILFIEDIGENFYALDRMIMSLELAGVFNKISGLIIGGMTNMGDEKENKQYEESFDEFAYKLIADRISKYNFPTVFGFPNGHIKDNRPLIIGGNVRLEVKNKAKIEF, encoded by the coding sequence ATGAATAAAATTATCTTTCCCAAATCTCTGAAAAAAGGCGATAAAATAGCCATTATTTCTCCTGCGGGATCCGTAGAATCTTCCCAGCTTGAAAAGGGAATCGAAATGATTAAAAGTAAAGGTTTCGAACCCATTTTGGGAGAACATCTTTACACGAAATATGCAAACGGATACAATTACGCAGGAACGGAGCAGGAAAGATTAAAAGACATGAACTGGGCGCTCAATGACAGCGAAATTTCCGCAGTCTGGGCTTCAAGAGGCGGTTACGGTTGTCAGCATCTCATTCAGCACCTTAATCTTAAAAACTTTGCCAGAAACCCGAAATGGTATATTGGGTATTCAGACAATACGGTGATCCAAAGTTATCTGCTGAAAAGAGGTTTTGCATCGATTCATGGACAGACTGTAAAAACATCGAGCTTTGGTGTTACCGAAGAAAGCTACGATCTTATTTTTAATGTCTTAAAAGGAAAATCTCTTACATATACCCTCTCCTCTCATCAGTTCAACAAAAAAGGAAACGTTGAAGGACAGTTGGTCGGTGGAAATTTAGCCTTGATTTATGCGCTTTTAGGAACGAAATATTCCTTTGATTTTAAAGATAAAATTCTTTTCATTGAAGATATCGGCGAAAATTTTTATGCTCTCGACAGAATGATCATGAGTCTTGAATTAGCCGGAGTTTTTAATAAAATTTCAGGTTTGATTATCGGCGGAATGACCAATATGGGCGATGAAAAAGAAAATAAACAATACGAAGAAAGCTTTGATGAATTTGCCTACAAGTTAATTGCCGACAGAATTTCAAAGTACAATTTCCCAACAGTTTTCGGTTTCCCGAATGGACACATCAAAGACAACAGACCCTTGATTATTGGTGGAAATGTGAGATTGGAGGTAAAGAATAAGGCTAAGATTGAGTTTTAA
- a CDS encoding YraN family protein, with amino-acid sequence MADHNDFGKKAEELAAEYLQKNGYKILVRNFRYQKAELDLVAEKDSLIVVVEVKARSTDVFNLPQEAVNKRKIKLIVSAANYFMEEYNKNQEVRFDIISVLPDENKNLMIEHITDAFEAFDAN; translated from the coding sequence ATGGCAGATCACAACGATTTTGGTAAAAAAGCAGAAGAATTGGCCGCTGAATATTTACAGAAAAACGGCTACAAAATTTTGGTAAGAAATTTTCGATATCAAAAAGCAGAACTGGATTTGGTTGCCGAAAAAGATAGTTTAATTGTAGTCGTTGAAGTAAAGGCACGTTCTACCGATGTGTTTAATCTTCCACAGGAAGCCGTAAACAAACGAAAGATTAAGTTGATTGTTTCTGCTGCCAATTATTTCATGGAAGAATACAATAAAAATCAGGAAGTACGATTTGATATCATTTCTGTTCTTCCCGACGAAAATAAAAATCTTATGATCGAACATATCACCGATGCTTTTGAAGCATTTGACGCCAACTGA
- a CDS encoding SDR family NAD(P)-dependent oxidoreductase, translated as MKTILITGATSGIGKSTAELLAKQGNRIIICGRRSEVLENVKNELSQYTEIFSLKFDVRNLEEVETAIRSLPSEWKNIDVLVNNAGNAHGLDPLSAGKTDDWDSMIDGNVKGLLYVSKMIIPGMKERNSGHIVNISSVAARQTYANGVVYCATKKAVDVISEGMRIELTEFGIKVTNIQPGAVETDFSMVRFKGDSERAATVYAGYEPLKAEDIADSIAYCVNAPKHVCISDMTIYPSAQAEPRTIHRKL; from the coding sequence ATGAAAACAATATTAATCACCGGAGCAACATCCGGAATCGGAAAATCTACCGCCGAACTTCTGGCAAAACAGGGAAACAGAATAATTATCTGCGGAAGAAGGTCTGAAGTTCTGGAAAATGTAAAAAACGAACTTTCACAATATACCGAAATATTTAGTTTAAAATTTGATGTCAGAAATCTTGAAGAAGTGGAAACAGCAATCCGTTCTCTTCCTTCGGAATGGAAAAATATCGATGTTTTAGTTAACAATGCCGGAAATGCTCATGGATTAGATCCTTTGTCTGCCGGAAAAACAGATGATTGGGATTCTATGATCGACGGAAACGTGAAAGGACTTCTGTATGTTTCTAAAATGATTATTCCCGGAATGAAAGAACGAAATTCAGGACATATCGTCAACATCAGTTCCGTTGCAGCGAGGCAGACGTACGCAAACGGTGTTGTCTATTGTGCTACAAAAAAAGCAGTGGACGTCATTTCCGAAGGAATGCGTATCGAACTTACGGAATTTGGAATTAAAGTAACAAATATTCAGCCGGGAGCGGTAGAAACAGATTTTTCTATGGTAAGATTTAAAGGAGACAGTGAAAGAGCTGCAACAGTTTACGCCGGTTATGAGCCTCTGAAAGCCGAAGATATTGCAGATTCCATCGCATACTGCGTCAATGCTCCGAAACACGTCTGTATTTCGGATATGACGATCTACCCTTCTGCTCAGGCAGAACCAAGAACCATCCACAGAAAGCTTTAA
- a CDS encoding nuclear transport factor 2 family protein, whose amino-acid sequence MKLLPLLLCFFCIFGYSQKYSKDEKQLLSQTRKLDSLIQNNDSKVLDLFEDDVSFGHSNGWIQNYSDFKRDFSSKKVIYDKIEQIEISELKKDKNICSLRRKIKVSGTYKSQNFEMILALLEIWKKEKSVWKLWSRQSVEIKP is encoded by the coding sequence ATGAAACTTTTACCTTTATTACTGTGCTTCTTTTGTATTTTCGGATATTCCCAGAAATATTCCAAAGACGAAAAACAACTGCTTTCTCAGACTAGAAAACTTGATTCTCTGATACAGAATAACGATTCCAAAGTTTTAGATTTGTTCGAAGATGATGTTTCTTTCGGGCATTCCAATGGATGGATTCAGAACTATTCGGATTTTAAAAGAGATTTCAGCTCGAAAAAAGTCATTTATGATAAGATTGAACAGATTGAAATTTCTGAGCTTAAAAAAGATAAAAATATCTGCTCACTCAGAAGAAAAATAAAAGTTTCAGGAACCTACAAAAGCCAGAATTTCGAAATGATTCTTGCATTGCTGGAAATCTGGAAAAAAGAGAAATCGGTATGGAAACTCTGGAGCAGGCAAAGTGTGGAAATAAAGCCATAA
- the tsaB gene encoding tRNA (adenosine(37)-N6)-threonylcarbamoyltransferase complex dimerization subunit type 1 TsaB: MKILYLETSSKNCSVAISDNEKLLCVTEEVSENYKQSESLHTFVEWALEGAGISMKEIEAVCLGKGPGSYTGLRIGAASAKGFCYGLKIPLIAVNSMESMIEPFLDQNYDLIIPLVDARRMEVYTAVYDGKTGKEISATEAKILDETSFEEFKDKKILFAGDGAKKAKEILQLPNAVFDETVYPSAKYLIKKALEKIDQKEFEDIAYFEPFYLKDFHGVKKKNKSEE; the protein is encoded by the coding sequence ATGAAAATTCTATATCTCGAAACCTCGTCAAAAAACTGTTCTGTTGCCATTTCCGATAATGAAAAACTGTTGTGTGTAACGGAAGAAGTTTCTGAAAACTACAAACAGTCTGAAAGTCTGCATACTTTTGTAGAATGGGCTCTGGAAGGAGCCGGAATTTCCATGAAGGAGATTGAAGCGGTTTGTCTTGGGAAAGGACCCGGTTCTTATACAGGATTGAGAATTGGTGCGGCTTCTGCAAAAGGCTTTTGCTACGGGCTTAAGATTCCTCTGATTGCGGTAAATTCTATGGAAAGCATGATAGAGCCTTTTTTAGACCAAAACTATGATCTGATAATACCTTTAGTCGATGCAAGACGAATGGAGGTTTATACGGCCGTTTATGACGGGAAAACAGGCAAAGAAATTTCTGCAACAGAGGCTAAAATTTTAGACGAGACTTCTTTTGAAGAATTTAAAGATAAAAAAATACTGTTTGCAGGAGACGGAGCCAAGAAAGCAAAAGAGATTTTACAGCTTCCAAATGCCGTATTTGATGAAACCGTTTATCCTTCTGCAAAATATCTTATTAAAAAAGCACTTGAAAAAATAGATCAGAAAGAGTTTGAAGATATTGCCTATTTTGAGCCTTTCTATCTCAAAGATTTTCATGGAGTAAAGAAAAAAAATAAAAGCGAAGAGTAG
- a CDS encoding tetratricopeptide repeat protein, which produces MKKNILFLLILCIVASCATKVKKPEQRSKFMKGFTTYYNTLFNAKDALNNEFETRDKGHKDNFYAPYIPILTYEDQPLGSDLGQSAAFAENSMKMGEINRPQQNSDSRGGRTPGIPSGMPGNPMSGGPGSATGEPSQPEQKGATTLEIAEAKALKAINKYSVLRHGEEQNRQIFDAYMILAQARIYRGKSLEALDALNYVFTHMKDDKRLPLARIYQGLAYDQIKNYHKAHETFAKLKGDKISKQYEKLLSIYYAESLLDAGKKEEAVKELDNAFELNSNRKLKSRIAYLRGQVLEGLNQNEKARESFMAAYKYANDFEFEVKSQIEIAKTFNGNGDYSGARKYLEDISKKGTYGSRKNEFYYALGLMANKAGKKEEAQEFFRKSLKEKVSDGQIRGLTYYEIGKGYLDKNDYIGAGAYYDSALAVMTYEPSKVLLTDQSTYIKKISKNYYLIKKNDSILNLAKMSTDQKTDFFNKYIAKIKAKEEREELERKRAERSKGFDTGDYNATSIFANSSNSFEDFGVATKGFYFSNTGTVSKGTQTFKQTWGDRALVDNWRFSKKMATIEDLKNDALGTTAAPNPRRFEPAFYIEQIPTDVAKLDQLKKDRDTASLGLGIMYQNYFTNTPLATKTLYDLVDVKPEEKVMLQALYEIFAMNYEKNPQASERAKQILLKDYPYTSYAEFARNPKSNSFVKSSADVENQYKQAFALYESEKFGESKDLIDRTIQQNPKDALVPKLYLLNAFNSGKSSGKEVMILQLEQIALNYGKTPEGEKAKEMLNYLKSDLSFQATDNRGNSIPQNPGNSGSNIPQQPMQQNNEIGKTQKMQGNNSQSQPMNNNGNGPPKKPNNMPANTVPAKPQ; this is translated from the coding sequence ATGAAAAAGAATATTTTATTCCTTTTGATACTCTGTATCGTTGCTTCATGCGCCACAAAGGTGAAAAAGCCGGAGCAGCGGTCTAAGTTTATGAAAGGATTTACCACATATTACAACACGTTATTTAATGCAAAAGATGCTTTAAATAATGAGTTTGAGACCCGCGATAAAGGACATAAAGATAATTTTTATGCGCCTTATATTCCCATTCTTACCTATGAAGATCAGCCTTTGGGAAGTGATCTGGGGCAATCTGCAGCTTTCGCGGAAAATTCTATGAAAATGGGAGAGATCAACCGTCCTCAGCAAAACAGCGATTCTCGCGGCGGCCGTACTCCGGGAATACCTTCAGGAATGCCCGGAAATCCGATGTCGGGTGGACCGGGTTCAGCTACAGGAGAGCCGAGCCAGCCCGAACAAAAAGGAGCAACGACTCTGGAAATTGCAGAAGCAAAAGCTTTAAAAGCAATCAACAAATATTCCGTGCTGCGACATGGAGAAGAGCAGAACAGACAGATTTTTGATGCGTATATGATCCTTGCACAGGCGAGAATTTACAGGGGAAAATCTCTTGAAGCACTTGATGCGCTTAATTATGTTTTTACGCACATGAAGGATGATAAAAGGCTTCCTTTAGCCAGAATTTATCAGGGTTTAGCCTATGATCAGATCAAAAATTACCATAAAGCTCATGAGACTTTTGCCAAATTAAAAGGGGATAAAATTTCCAAGCAATACGAAAAATTATTAAGTATTTATTACGCTGAATCTCTTTTGGATGCCGGAAAAAAAGAAGAAGCAGTAAAAGAGCTGGATAATGCTTTTGAACTGAACAGCAACAGAAAACTGAAGAGCAGAATTGCTTATCTGAGAGGTCAGGTTCTGGAAGGTCTTAATCAGAATGAGAAAGCCAGAGAAAGCTTTATGGCTGCTTATAAATACGCCAATGATTTTGAATTTGAGGTAAAATCGCAGATCGAAATTGCCAAAACCTTCAACGGAAACGGAGATTACAGCGGAGCAAGAAAATACCTTGAAGACATCAGTAAAAAAGGAACTTACGGATCGCGAAAGAACGAATTTTATTATGCTTTGGGACTCATGGCTAATAAAGCCGGAAAAAAAGAGGAAGCTCAGGAATTTTTCAGAAAATCTCTGAAAGAAAAAGTTTCCGACGGGCAGATCCGAGGTCTTACATACTATGAAATCGGGAAGGGATATCTGGATAAAAATGACTACATCGGAGCCGGAGCGTATTATGATTCTGCTTTGGCGGTAATGACGTATGAACCTTCCAAGGTTCTTCTTACGGATCAGTCAACCTACATCAAAAAGATTTCAAAAAACTATTATCTGATCAAAAAGAATGACAGTATTCTTAATCTGGCAAAAATGTCTACCGATCAGAAAACAGATTTTTTCAATAAATACATTGCTAAAATCAAGGCAAAAGAAGAAAGAGAAGAACTGGAAAGAAAACGTGCAGAAAGAAGCAAAGGTTTTGATACTGGAGACTATAATGCAACTTCCATATTTGCCAATAGCTCAAATTCTTTTGAAGATTTCGGAGTGGCAACCAAAGGATTTTATTTCAGTAATACAGGAACCGTTTCTAAAGGAACACAGACCTTTAAACAGACCTGGGGCGACAGAGCTTTGGTAGATAACTGGCGTTTTTCCAAGAAAATGGCAACCATTGAAGATTTAAAGAATGATGCTCTGGGAACTACTGCAGCGCCAAATCCGAGACGTTTTGAACCGGCTTTTTACATAGAGCAGATTCCGACGGATGTTGCAAAACTGGATCAGCTGAAAAAGGACAGAGATACCGCTTCTCTAGGTTTGGGAATCATGTATCAGAATTATTTTACCAATACCCCTTTAGCTACAAAAACCTTGTACGATCTGGTGGATGTAAAACCTGAAGAAAAAGTAATGTTGCAGGCTTTATACGAGATTTTTGCCATGAATTATGAGAAAAATCCACAAGCTTCGGAAAGAGCAAAACAAATTCTTTTAAAGGATTATCCTTATACATCATACGCTGAATTTGCAAGAAATCCTAAGAGCAATTCTTTCGTAAAATCTTCTGCAGATGTAGAAAACCAGTACAAACAGGCTTTTGCTTTATATGAATCTGAAAAGTTCGGGGAAAGTAAAGATCTTATTGACCGTACGATACAGCAAAATCCGAAAGATGCTTTAGTTCCGAAATTATATCTGCTGAATGCATTTAACTCAGGAAAATCGAGTGGGAAAGAGGTAATGATTCTCCAACTGGAACAGATTGCCCTGAATTACGGTAAAACTCCGGAAGGCGAGAAAGCCAAAGAAATGCTTAATTATCTGAAAAGTGATCTGAGCTTTCAGGCTACCGACAACAGAGGAAATTCGATCCCTCAAAATCCGGGGAATTCTGGAAGCAATATTCCGCAGCAGCCGATGCAGCAAAATAATGAGATTGGCAAAACTCAGAAAATGCAGGGAAATAATTCCCAAAGCCAGCCAATGAACAATAATGGAAACGGTCCTCCAAAAAAACCGAATAATATGCCCGCTAATACAGTACCTGCAAAACCACAGTAA
- a CDS encoding Maf family protein yields MKLLLASQSPRRKELLASLGFEFEVVKIDCEEIVPEHIKVGESAAYLSELKADTFRSLEKDEVLLTADTVVAIDDQFLGKPQNEEEAGQMLKLLSGKTHQVYTGITIKTSDKTITKTDVADVEFDEITDDETDYYIRNYKPFDKAGSYGIQEWLGMAKIKKITGSYYTIMGLPTHLVYKILREIEQVSP; encoded by the coding sequence ATGAAATTATTATTAGCCTCACAATCTCCAAGAAGAAAAGAACTTCTGGCAAGTTTAGGATTTGAATTTGAAGTCGTGAAAATTGATTGTGAAGAAATTGTTCCTGAGCACATTAAAGTAGGGGAGTCTGCGGCTTATTTATCTGAACTGAAAGCAGATACATTCCGAAGTCTTGAAAAAGATGAAGTCTTACTTACGGCAGATACCGTTGTAGCCATTGATGATCAGTTTTTGGGAAAACCACAGAATGAAGAAGAAGCAGGACAAATGCTAAAACTGCTTTCCGGAAAAACACATCAGGTTTACACAGGAATTACCATAAAAACCTCAGATAAAACCATCACGAAGACTGATGTTGCCGATGTGGAATTTGATGAAATTACAGATGATGAAACAGACTATTATATCCGAAATTATAAACCTTTCGATAAAGCAGGAAGCTACGGCATTCAGGAATGGCTCGGAATGGCAAAAATCAAAAAGATAACCGGAAGCTACTATACGATTATGGGACTTCCTACTCATTTGGTTTACAAAATTTTGAGAGAAATAGAACAAGTTTCCCCGTAA
- a CDS encoding KdsC family phosphatase, protein MSYKEKLKNIKAFVFDVDGVFTDGSVYLMPGGNMCRVMNVLDGYAVVKALKNNYLIGVITGGNDEMVKHRINYLGIEDYYAKSHNKMADFEDFRKKHHLKYDEILTMGDDLPDLQILKNSAISACPENAVPEIKAISDYISPIKGGSGAVRDVIEQVMKVQGNWHDDDDTQST, encoded by the coding sequence ATGAGTTATAAGGAGAAACTAAAAAATATCAAAGCGTTTGTATTCGATGTAGATGGTGTTTTCACCGACGGAAGTGTATATCTTATGCCCGGCGGAAATATGTGCCGGGTAATGAATGTTCTGGACGGATATGCCGTTGTAAAGGCATTAAAAAACAATTATCTGATCGGAGTAATTACCGGCGGGAACGATGAAATGGTAAAACACAGAATCAACTATCTGGGTATTGAAGATTATTATGCCAAATCTCACAACAAGATGGCAGATTTTGAAGATTTCAGAAAAAAACATCACCTTAAATACGATGAAATTTTAACAATGGGAGATGATCTTCCTGATCTTCAGATTCTGAAGAATTCTGCCATTTCTGCCTGTCCGGAAAATGCAGTACCCGAAATAAAAGCCATTTCCGATTATATTTCGCCCATCAAAGGAGGAAGCGGTGCTGTACGTGATGTAATTGAACAGGTGATGAAAGTTCAGGGAAACTGGCACGATGACGACGATACACAATCTACTTAA
- a CDS encoding Rossmann-like and DUF2520 domain-containing protein, with protein MQIVIIGSGNVAYHLAKAFVENNIPLVQIFGRNEEELKKISEELEIPYSTKILVDSDLYIISVSDNSVEEVSKIITKKDSLVVHTSGSLPKESLKGDYRKASFYPLQTFSKLKELDYSKIPFFIETENEQDKRLLFEIASKISKNVMESTHEKRKYIHLTAVFACNFVNHLFTRAKEISDSQEIPFDYFLPLIDETVQKIYEIEPRSAQTGPAVRNDKRILELHEQLLHGESLEIYKTMNHSIQKMYEL; from the coding sequence ATGCAAATTGTAATTATCGGTTCAGGAAATGTTGCCTATCATCTGGCAAAAGCATTTGTTGAGAATAACATTCCTCTGGTTCAGATTTTCGGAAGGAATGAAGAGGAGTTAAAAAAAATTTCAGAAGAATTAGAAATACCCTATTCAACTAAAATTTTAGTCGATTCAGATTTATACATCATTAGTGTAAGTGACAATTCTGTTGAAGAAGTTTCGAAAATAATTACTAAAAAAGACAGTCTTGTAGTGCATACTTCCGGATCTTTACCTAAAGAAAGCCTGAAAGGCGACTACCGAAAAGCAAGTTTTTACCCTTTGCAGACCTTCTCAAAACTGAAAGAACTGGATTATTCTAAAATTCCGTTTTTCATTGAAACAGAAAACGAACAGGATAAAAGGTTACTTTTTGAAATTGCGTCCAAAATTTCAAAGAACGTCATGGAAAGTACCCATGAAAAAAGAAAGTATATTCATCTTACTGCTGTTTTCGCCTGCAATTTTGTAAATCATTTGTTTACAAGGGCTAAAGAAATTTCGGATTCGCAGGAAATTCCTTTTGATTATTTTTTACCGCTGATTGATGAAACTGTACAGAAAATTTACGAAATTGAGCCGCGATCTGCCCAGACAGGACCCGCAGTAAGAAATGACAAAAGAATACTGGAGCTTCACGAACAATTACTGCATGGGGAAAGCCTGGAAATTTATAAAACAATGAATCACTCAATTCAGAAAATGTATGAGTTATAA
- a CDS encoding RNA polymerase sigma factor yields the protein MKIKDTEIISLMQDPRTQEKGVRALMDAYQSRLYWHIRRIIVDGDLAQDTLQETFIKAYQNFHQFKNDSQLYTWLYRIATNEALQQVNKLKKMQKTDEDPEYHMQNLIADNTDGDAEEIQILLQNAIQSLPEKQKLVFMMRYYDDLPYEEISKIVDMSVGTLKTNYHYAKQKIEEYIKENYER from the coding sequence ATGAAGATTAAAGACACGGAGATTATTTCGTTGATGCAAGATCCGCGAACTCAGGAAAAAGGAGTTCGTGCCTTAATGGATGCTTATCAGAGTAGATTGTATTGGCACATAAGAAGAATTATTGTGGACGGAGATCTTGCTCAGGATACTTTGCAGGAAACTTTTATTAAAGCTTATCAGAATTTTCATCAGTTTAAAAATGACAGCCAGTTGTACACATGGCTGTACAGAATCGCCACCAATGAGGCATTGCAGCAGGTGAACAAACTGAAAAAAATGCAGAAAACGGATGAAGATCCGGAGTACCATATGCAGAATCTTATTGCAGACAATACAGACGGTGATGCGGAAGAAATACAGATTTTGCTGCAGAATGCCATACAAAGCCTGCCCGAAAAGCAGAAACTGGTATTTATGATGCGGTATTATGATGATTTGCCTTACGAAGAAATATCCAAAATTGTGGATATGTCGGTAGGAACATTAAAAACAAATTATCATTATGCCAAACAGAAGATAGAAGAATATATCAAAGAGAATTACGAAAGATAA